One window of the Labilibaculum sp. genome contains the following:
- the atpD gene encoding F0F1 ATP synthase subunit beta, protein MSQNTGKIAQVIGPVIDVSFDKEGTKLPEIYDSLEVVIENGKNLVVECQQHIGENTVRAIAMDSTDGLRRGMDVIATGSPIMMPPGDKIKGRLLNVVGETIDGIGSVSKEGGYTIHRTPPAFDQLSTESEVFYTGIKVIDLIEPYAKGGKIGLFGGAGVGKTVLIQELINNIAIGQDGLSVFAGVGERTREGNDLLREMIESRVIQYGEAFEKDMEKGGWDLSLVDKEALDNSQVSLVFGQMNEPPGARARVALSGLTVAESLRDGDEKSGGRDILFFVDNIFRFTQAGSEVSALLGRMPSAVGYQPTLSTEMGVMQERITSTKRGSITSVQAVYVPADDLTDPAPATTFAHLDATTVLNRKIAELGIYPAVDPLDSTSRILSIDVVGEAHYKCATDVKEILQRYKELQDIIAILGMEELSEEDKLVVHRARRVQRFLSQPFHVAEQFTGLKGCLVSIEDTIKGFNMIMDGEVDQYPEAAFNLVGTIEQAIEKGEKLLAESEKE, encoded by the coding sequence ATGTCACAAAATACAGGCAAAATTGCACAGGTTATCGGACCTGTTATCGATGTAAGTTTTGATAAGGAAGGAACTAAACTTCCTGAAATTTACGATTCTTTAGAGGTCGTGATTGAAAATGGTAAAAATTTGGTTGTTGAGTGTCAGCAACACATTGGTGAGAATACTGTTCGTGCCATAGCAATGGATTCAACTGACGGTTTACGTCGGGGAATGGATGTAATTGCAACAGGTTCGCCTATTATGATGCCTCCTGGAGATAAAATAAAAGGTAGATTACTAAATGTGGTTGGAGAAACCATTGATGGAATTGGTTCTGTCAGTAAGGAAGGTGGATATACTATTCACAGGACTCCTCCGGCATTCGATCAGTTGAGTACTGAGTCAGAAGTTTTTTATACAGGTATTAAGGTAATTGACCTTATTGAACCATACGCAAAAGGTGGTAAAATTGGTTTATTTGGAGGTGCCGGGGTTGGTAAAACAGTATTGATTCAGGAATTAATAAATAACATTGCCATTGGTCAAGACGGTTTATCTGTATTTGCCGGTGTTGGCGAACGTACCCGTGAAGGAAATGACTTGCTTCGTGAAATGATCGAATCAAGGGTTATTCAATACGGCGAAGCGTTTGAAAAAGATATGGAAAAGGGAGGATGGGATCTTTCTTTAGTTGATAAAGAAGCCTTGGATAACTCTCAGGTATCGCTTGTTTTTGGTCAGATGAATGAACCACCAGGGGCACGTGCCCGTGTTGCTCTTTCCGGATTAACTGTTGCAGAAAGTTTGCGTGACGGGGATGAAAAATCAGGTGGACGTGATATTCTGTTCTTTGTAGATAATATTTTCCGTTTTACTCAGGCAGGTTCTGAGGTTTCGGCTTTGCTTGGGCGTATGCCTTCTGCAGTAGGATATCAGCCAACCCTGTCAACAGAGATGGGGGTGATGCAGGAGAGAATTACCTCAACAAAAAGAGGTTCGATTACATCTGTTCAGGCGGTTTACGTTCCTGCGGATGATTTAACTGACCCTGCTCCGGCTACAACATTTGCCCACTTGGATGCAACAACTGTATTGAATCGTAAAATTGCTGAGCTAGGAATTTATCCGGCTGTAGATCCATTGGATTCTACTTCCCGTATTCTTTCAATAGACGTTGTTGGTGAAGCTCACTATAAATGTGCTACAGATGTAAAAGAGATTTTGCAGCGTTACAAAGAATTGCAGGATATCATTGCAATTTTAGGTATGGAAGAGCTTTCCGAAGAGGATAAATTAGTGGTACATCGTGCTCGTCGTGTTCAACGATTTTTATCGCAGCCATTCCACGTTGCCGAACAATTTACCGGCTTAAAAGGATGTTTGGTTTCTATTGAGGATACTATTAAAGGCTTTAACATGATTATGGATGGTGAAGTTGATCAATATCCGGAAGCTGCCTTTAACCTTGTTGGTACAATAGAACAAGCCATTGAAAAAGGTGAAAAATTGTTGGCAGAATCTGAAAAAGAATAA
- a CDS encoding polyprenyl synthetase family protein — protein MYSFNDLQEIIDKEIDGLEFSAPPEGLFEPMKYILGIGGKRLRPILVLLSANLYKDDLSKVCLPAIGIEVFHNFTLLHDDVMDNAPIRRSKKTVHEKWNSNVAILSGDAMSIKAYQYIGSCEDKYLRDVLTVFNQTALEVCEGQQFDMEFEDRNDVKIEEYLNMIRLKTAVLLGGSLKMGAIMGDASSKDAELLYHFGMNLGMAFQLQDDLLDVFGDEAVFGKKIGGDILSNKKTFLLIKALETASGDIEEELKSWITTKFFNPEEKIMAVRAIYEQLNVREYSQNKIEDYFALCLEYLDKVDVEAEKKKELYSLVKGLVNRSV, from the coding sequence ATGTATAGTTTTAATGATCTTCAGGAAATCATTGATAAAGAGATTGATGGATTGGAGTTTTCGGCTCCGCCGGAAGGCCTTTTCGAGCCAATGAAATATATATTAGGCATTGGAGGGAAGCGGCTTCGTCCAATTTTAGTCCTGCTGAGTGCTAATTTATACAAGGATGATCTTTCAAAAGTTTGTTTGCCTGCCATCGGAATAGAAGTGTTTCACAATTTTACACTCTTGCATGATGATGTAATGGACAACGCTCCAATACGCAGAAGTAAGAAAACTGTACACGAAAAATGGAACAGTAACGTAGCCATTCTTTCTGGTGATGCTATGTCCATTAAGGCATATCAGTATATTGGTTCCTGCGAAGACAAATACCTGCGGGATGTTCTTACTGTGTTCAATCAAACAGCATTGGAAGTTTGTGAAGGACAGCAGTTCGACATGGAATTTGAAGATAGAAATGATGTTAAGATTGAAGAATATTTAAATATGATTCGGTTGAAAACAGCTGTTCTATTAGGCGGAAGTCTAAAAATGGGCGCAATAATGGGCGATGCCAGCTCAAAAGATGCGGAATTATTATATCATTTTGGTATGAATTTAGGTATGGCATTTCAACTTCAGGACGATCTTTTAGATGTTTTTGGTGATGAGGCTGTTTTTGGAAAGAAAATTGGTGGTGATATCCTATCCAATAAGAAAACCTTTCTTTTAATTAAAGCCCTGGAAACAGCTTCGGGAGATATTGAAGAAGAATTAAAGTCTTGGATTACAACGAAATTTTTTAATCCGGAAGAAAAAATAATGGCTGTAAGGGCTATTTATGAGCAGTTAAATGTTCGTGAATATTCGCAGAATAAAATTGAAGATTATTTTGCTTTATGTCTTGAATACCTCGATAAAGTTGATGTTGAGGCCGAAAAGAAAAAGGAACTTTATTCACTGGTTAAAGGATTAGTAAATCGTTCCGTTTAA
- a CDS encoding MMPL family transporter translates to MWNRIAGLILRNRILLLVIIGLITIFMGYKAQFVEMSYQYAALLPDDDPASVEYERFKNTFGQEGNVMFFAVQDPDFYELEKFNDWISLGDSLKALDGIDAVVSIAHTYNINKNSEAKRFEFQSIFPKKLSSQEELDSLALIAESLPFYQGSLINKESHTFLMGITVNARIINSKAREPMVVKVREITDRFTAKYNLEMKYSGLPYIRVVTAQMIKKEMNMFIYLSLLVTAIILFMFFRSFKVVFFCMLVVGLSVIWAVGSMVLFDYKITLLTAMLPPLLVVIGIPNSVFLINKYHGEYIRHNNKIKALQRVVSKIGNATFLTNLTTASGFATFIVTSSQILKEFGVIAALNIMVVFVLSLLLIPIIFSFLNPPDQKATSHLENKMTVWFVGKLVKIVLNRRTVVYTLSFVLLVLGIFGISKMKSTGYMVDDLPHDNVIFQDLKFLEKNMDGIMPLEVMVETKKKAGILKLSTLKRLNALNDTLKSYPEISSSVSIVEAAKFANQAYFNGKEKYYDLPSNQTRNVIMSYLAKADTGDDSKLFSTFVDSTQSITRMSFRMKDIGTTRMEEMEQRILAHVSNIFPEDQYTVNVTGSSIIFFKGNKYLVKNLFISLALAIFLIASFMAWMFSSKRMVVVALLPNLLPLIITAALMGFFGIPIKASTILVFSIAFGISVDDTIHYLAKYRQELKATNWSIRSSVVLALRETGQSMMYTSIILFFGFGIFALSDFGGTVSLGVLVSVTLLSAMLSNLILLPSLLLTLEKFITNRSFKEPLLQIFDEEEDIELDDLRIAPSENKEEKESLVN, encoded by the coding sequence ATGTGGAACAGAATTGCAGGATTAATTCTTAGGAATAGAATTTTACTTTTGGTGATAATTGGACTTATCACAATATTTATGGGGTACAAAGCTCAATTTGTGGAGATGTCCTATCAGTATGCGGCACTCCTTCCTGATGATGACCCTGCATCTGTTGAATACGAGCGTTTTAAAAACACTTTTGGACAAGAGGGAAATGTAATGTTTTTTGCGGTTCAGGATCCTGACTTTTATGAACTGGAGAAATTTAACGATTGGATTTCCTTAGGAGATAGTTTGAAAGCTTTGGATGGAATTGATGCAGTGGTTTCCATCGCACATACCTACAATATCAACAAAAACAGTGAAGCCAAGAGATTTGAATTTCAATCAATATTCCCAAAGAAATTAAGTTCGCAGGAAGAATTAGATAGTCTTGCTCTTATTGCCGAGTCATTGCCATTTTATCAAGGGAGCTTAATTAATAAAGAATCTCATACATTTTTGATGGGAATTACGGTGAACGCACGAATAATTAATTCGAAAGCGCGTGAGCCAATGGTTGTTAAGGTTCGGGAAATTACCGACCGTTTTACAGCCAAGTACAATTTAGAAATGAAATACTCAGGACTTCCTTATATTCGGGTAGTTACTGCACAAATGATTAAAAAGGAGATGAACATGTTCATTTACCTTTCTCTTTTAGTCACTGCGATTATTTTATTTATGTTTTTCCGCTCTTTTAAAGTGGTTTTCTTCTGTATGTTGGTTGTAGGTTTGAGTGTCATCTGGGCCGTGGGATCCATGGTCTTGTTCGATTACAAAATTACTTTACTTACCGCTATGTTACCGCCATTACTAGTGGTGATCGGAATTCCGAATTCCGTTTTTCTGATCAATAAATACCATGGAGAGTACATTCGCCACAATAACAAGATAAAAGCCTTGCAACGTGTGGTATCAAAAATTGGGAATGCAACCTTTTTAACCAATCTTACTACAGCATCAGGTTTTGCTACTTTTATTGTGACTTCCAGTCAGATATTAAAAGAATTTGGGGTGATTGCGGCCTTAAATATCATGGTGGTTTTTGTCCTTTCTTTACTACTAATTCCTATCATTTTTAGTTTTTTAAATCCTCCGGATCAAAAAGCGACAAGTCATTTGGAAAATAAAATGACAGTATGGTTTGTGGGTAAATTAGTAAAGATTGTATTGAACAGACGGACTGTAGTTTATACGCTAAGTTTTGTTTTGCTTGTCCTAGGCATTTTTGGAATCAGCAAAATGAAAAGTACCGGTTATATGGTTGATGACCTGCCACATGACAATGTAATATTTCAGGATTTAAAGTTCTTAGAAAAGAACATGGATGGAATAATGCCTTTGGAAGTGATGGTAGAAACTAAGAAAAAGGCAGGCATTTTAAAATTATCAACCTTAAAACGATTAAATGCTCTTAACGATACGTTAAAATCATATCCGGAAATATCATCATCCGTTTCGATTGTTGAGGCGGCAAAATTTGCCAATCAGGCGTATTTCAATGGCAAAGAAAAATACTACGATTTGCCTAGTAACCAGACTCGAAATGTGATTATGTCCTATTTGGCTAAAGCCGATACCGGTGATGATTCCAAGTTGTTCAGTACTTTCGTGGATTCGACTCAGTCAATTACCCGAATGAGCTTTCGAATGAAGGATATTGGAACTACCAGAATGGAAGAAATGGAACAAAGAATTCTTGCTCATGTAAGTAATATTTTTCCTGAAGATCAGTATACCGTTAATGTAACTGGATCCAGTATTATCTTTTTTAAAGGAAATAAATATCTGGTAAAGAATTTATTTATAAGTCTTGCTTTGGCAATTTTTCTTATTGCTTCATTCATGGCGTGGATGTTTTCTTCCAAAAGAATGGTTGTGGTTGCTTTGCTGCCAAACCTTTTGCCATTGATAATTACAGCTGCGTTAATGGGCTTTTTCGGTATTCCCATTAAAGCATCAACCATATTGGTGTTTAGTATCGCATTTGGTATTTCTGTTGACGATACAATTCACTATTTGGCAAAATACCGGCAAGAATTGAAAGCAACCAATTGGAGTATCCGATCATCTGTTGTTCTTGCCCTTCGCGAAACAGGTCAGAGTATGATGTATACCTCTATTATTTTGTTTTTTGGTTTTGGTATTTTTGCCTTATCTGATTTTGGAGGAACTGTTTCTCTGGGGGTATTAGTGTCCGTAACTTTACTTTCAGCGATGCTCTCCAACTTAATTTTGTTGCCGTCATTGTTGCTCACGCTTGAGAAGTTTATTACCAACCGATCGTTTAAAGAACCACTGCTTCAAATTTTCGATGAAGAGGAAGATATTGAGCTCGATGATCTTAGAATTGCACCAAGTGAAAACAAAGAGGAAAAAGAAAGCCTTGTGAATTGA
- a CDS encoding Na/Pi cotransporter family protein → MNYGLADILTLIGSLGLFLYGMKLMSEALQQVAGDKMRTILAAMTSNRFKGVMTGVLITALIQSSSATTVMVVSFVNAGLLSLVESIGVIMGANIGTTVTAWLISLLGFKVSMSAISLPLIGLGLPFLFSKNRTKKNWGELIMGFALLFIGLQFLKTSMPDIKNNPEILNFLTSYTDMGFASTLLFLAIGTLLTILIQSSSATMALTLVMCNSGWISFEMAAAMVLGENIGTTITANLAAMIANTSAKRAARAHLIFNTFGVMWMLVALPFFLKTVAWVNMTILGGGDPFTSTVAVPISLSLFHTGFNILNVVILIWFANFIVKVVTKLVPVREDVEEEFKLQHIKTGTLSTPEASLFLAKKEISAYVKSTKKMFSYTKQAFNETNDKTFNKLFEKIDKREDESDDMEVEIANFLAKVSETRLSSENSERVRAYFKMVSDIESVGDSILNLAKAMKRKREQKAWFPQELRDNINNMFALVDEALDLMHENTKKEFTEVKIKKAWETEREINDYRTLLKTEHLNNVEEHKYKYQAGIIYNDMFSECEKIGDFCINVSEALNDIKE, encoded by the coding sequence ATGAATTACGGATTGGCCGATATTTTAACGCTTATAGGATCTTTAGGCTTATTCCTTTATGGAATGAAATTGATGAGTGAGGCTCTTCAACAAGTTGCCGGAGACAAGATGCGAACCATTCTCGCAGCAATGACTTCCAATCGATTTAAAGGGGTAATGACCGGAGTGTTGATTACGGCCCTTATTCAGTCGTCATCAGCAACTACTGTAATGGTGGTTAGCTTTGTAAATGCCGGTTTGTTATCGCTGGTTGAATCGATAGGAGTGATTATGGGTGCCAATATCGGTACTACGGTTACTGCCTGGTTAATCTCCCTGTTGGGGTTTAAGGTTAGCATGAGTGCAATTTCTTTGCCCTTAATAGGTTTAGGTCTTCCATTCCTGTTTTCAAAAAACCGCACAAAAAAGAATTGGGGTGAATTGATTATGGGATTTGCTTTGCTTTTTATTGGCTTGCAATTTCTTAAAACCTCAATGCCTGATATCAAAAATAATCCTGAGATTCTAAATTTCCTGACTAGTTATACAGACATGGGATTTGCTTCTACCTTACTGTTTTTGGCTATTGGAACGCTTCTTACTATTTTAATTCAATCATCATCGGCCACCATGGCACTTACCCTTGTAATGTGTAATAGTGGGTGGATTAGTTTCGAAATGGCTGCTGCAATGGTATTGGGAGAAAATATTGGGACTACCATTACAGCAAATCTTGCCGCAATGATTGCCAATACTTCAGCTAAAAGAGCTGCAAGAGCCCATCTAATATTTAATACTTTTGGTGTTATGTGGATGCTGGTCGCTCTGCCATTTTTCTTAAAAACGGTAGCTTGGGTTAACATGACTATTCTTGGTGGCGGAGATCCCTTCACAAGCACTGTTGCCGTACCTATTTCGTTGTCATTATTTCATACCGGATTTAATATCCTGAATGTTGTTATCCTGATTTGGTTTGCCAATTTTATAGTAAAAGTAGTTACCAAACTGGTTCCTGTTCGGGAAGATGTAGAAGAAGAATTCAAACTTCAGCACATTAAAACAGGAACTCTTTCAACTCCTGAAGCATCATTATTTTTGGCAAAAAAAGAAATAAGTGCTTACGTAAAAAGCACGAAGAAAATGTTTAGCTATACCAAGCAGGCGTTTAACGAAACCAATGATAAAACTTTCAATAAACTTTTCGAGAAAATTGATAAAAGAGAAGATGAGAGTGATGATATGGAAGTAGAAATTGCCAACTTTCTTGCCAAGGTTTCTGAAACCAGACTAAGTTCTGAAAACTCGGAAAGGGTTCGTGCTTATTTTAAAATGGTAAGTGATATTGAAAGTGTTGGTGACTCGATCTTAAATCTTGCCAAAGCTATGAAGAGGAAACGTGAACAAAAAGCTTGGTTTCCTCAGGAATTAAGAGACAACATCAATAATATGTTCGCCTTGGTTGACGAAGCTCTTGATTTGATGCACGAAAACACTAAAAAAGAATTTACGGAAGTAAAAATCAAAAAAGCCTGGGAAACTGAGCGTGAAATAAATGATTACAGAACTTTACTGAAAACTGAACATTTAAACAATGTAGAGGAACATAAATACAAATATCAGGCTGGTATTATTTACAACGATATGTTCTCGGAATGTGAAAAAATAGGTGATTTCTGTATTAATGTAAGTGAAGCCCTAAATGATATCAAAGAATAA
- a CDS encoding C-GCAxxG-C-C family protein has translation MKEHEEKAIHSFYNGMNCAQSVITAYTDHLRFDLDMALAVSNGFGGGMGKMQKTCGAVTGSFMVLGIYNAKRHVENIDARNATNEMIQKFTVDFAALYGSLDCKILLNCDFTTEKGEKEFQDLDLKKNVCSKCISDSIKLIEVLIQE, from the coding sequence ATGAAAGAACATGAAGAAAAAGCCATTCATTCGTTTTACAATGGGATGAATTGCGCCCAGTCTGTTATTACCGCTTATACTGATCATTTAAGATTTGATTTAGACATGGCTTTAGCCGTATCGAATGGTTTTGGCGGCGGAATGGGAAAAATGCAAAAAACCTGCGGAGCTGTTACTGGTTCCTTTATGGTATTGGGTATTTATAATGCCAAGAGGCACGTAGAAAATATTGATGCAAGAAATGCAACCAATGAAATGATCCAAAAGTTTACGGTTGATTTTGCAGCTTTGTATGGCTCACTTGACTGTAAGATCCTTTTAAATTGTGATTTTACAACAGAAAAAGGGGAGAAGGAATTTCAAGATTTGGACTTAAAAAAGAATGTTTGTTCGAAGTGCATTTCCGATTCTATTAAATTAATCGAGGTTTTGATACAAGAGTAA
- the atpG gene encoding ATP synthase F1 subunit gamma, whose translation MANLKEIRTRISSVQKTKQVTAAMKMVSAAKLKKAQDAILQIRPFAAKLHEILSNLTGSLTNSDDNLYGVARKPEKVLLVVITSNKGLCGGFNANVIKQVTILAETTYAEQNQQGSLHILAIGKQGWEILRKYFNVVGEHNHVYDNLNFESVSAIASLVMREFVEGKYDRVELVYNQFKNAGVQILKTEQFLPVVQPEEDMNSKTEYIFEPNQEEILAELIPRSLRTQFFKAMLDSFASEHGARMTAMHKATDNASDLIQDLNLTYNKARQAAITNEILEIVSGANALAN comes from the coding sequence ATGGCTAATTTAAAAGAAATTCGTACTCGTATTTCGTCGGTTCAGAAAACCAAACAGGTTACTGCAGCGATGAAAATGGTTTCTGCTGCCAAATTAAAAAAGGCTCAGGATGCTATCCTGCAAATTCGTCCATTCGCGGCTAAGCTTCATGAGATTTTATCGAACCTAACTGGAAGTTTGACTAATTCTGATGATAATTTATACGGTGTGGCGAGAAAGCCTGAAAAGGTTTTATTGGTTGTGATAACTTCCAATAAGGGCTTATGTGGTGGATTTAATGCAAATGTAATTAAGCAGGTTACTATCTTGGCTGAGACTACTTACGCTGAACAAAACCAGCAAGGTTCACTTCACATATTGGCAATCGGAAAGCAAGGATGGGAAATTCTTCGTAAGTATTTTAATGTTGTTGGAGAACACAATCATGTGTACGATAATTTGAACTTTGAAAGTGTGTCGGCTATTGCTTCTTTGGTTATGAGGGAGTTTGTAGAAGGAAAATATGACAGAGTAGAATTAGTTTACAATCAGTTTAAAAATGCGGGAGTGCAAATTTTAAAAACCGAACAGTTTTTGCCTGTTGTTCAACCTGAAGAGGATATGAACAGTAAGACAGAATATATTTTTGAACCAAATCAGGAAGAAATTTTAGCGGAATTGATTCCAAGATCTTTAAGAACACAATTTTTTAAGGCAATGCTGGATTCCTTTGCATCCGAGCACGGAGCCAGAATGACAGCAATGCACAAGGCAACAGATAATGCTTCTGATTTAATTCAGGATCTGAATCTGACCTACAACAAAGCTCGTCAGGCAGCAATTACCAACGAAATTTTGGAGATTGTATCCGGAGCTAATGCTTTGGCTAATTAA
- the atpA gene encoding F0F1 ATP synthase subunit alpha: MASIKPAEVSEILKQQLKGLKTEAELEEVGTVLQVGDGIARIYGLSHVESNELIEFQNGVLGIVLNLEEDNVGAVLLGETQGIKEGDVVKRTKRIASINVGEGMLGRVINTIGEPLDGKGEIKGITYEMPLERKAPGVLYRQPVTEPLQTGLKSIDAMIPIGRGQRELIIGDRQTGKTAIAIDTIINQKEFYDKGKPVYCIYVAIGQKGSTVANIARTLEEHGAMAYTVIVMATAADPAALQFYAPFAGASIGEFFRDTGRPALIIYDDLSKQAVSYREVSLLLRRPPGREAYPGDVFYLHSRLLERSAKIINSDEIARQMNDLPESMKNAKDENGESIIRGGGSLTALPIIETQAGDVSAYIPTNVISITDGQIFLESDLFNAGIRPAINVGISVSRVGGNAQIKSMKKVAGTLKLDQAQYRELEAFSKFGSDMDAATRSVLDKGSKNVEILKQGQYSPYTVDKQVAILYCGSQGLLRNVPVDKVKEFEIEFLDFMAMKHKAVLVELGSGKYTQEAQDIMKSVVAELSAKYK; this comes from the coding sequence ATGGCTAGTATTAAACCTGCAGAAGTTTCGGAAATCCTAAAGCAGCAATTAAAAGGATTAAAAACCGAGGCAGAACTGGAAGAAGTCGGAACCGTATTGCAAGTTGGGGATGGTATCGCCCGCATCTACGGTTTATCGCACGTTGAATCCAATGAGTTAATTGAATTCCAAAATGGCGTTTTAGGTATTGTATTGAACCTCGAAGAGGACAATGTAGGAGCTGTTCTTTTGGGAGAAACTCAGGGAATTAAAGAAGGTGATGTTGTAAAACGCACCAAGCGTATTGCCTCAATCAATGTTGGAGAGGGAATGTTAGGACGTGTTATCAATACCATTGGTGAGCCTCTTGATGGAAAAGGTGAAATAAAGGGTATAACATACGAAATGCCATTGGAACGTAAAGCTCCCGGGGTACTTTATCGTCAGCCGGTAACTGAGCCTTTGCAAACGGGATTGAAGTCGATTGATGCAATGATTCCTATTGGACGTGGACAACGTGAGTTAATCATTGGTGACCGTCAGACAGGTAAAACAGCAATCGCAATTGATACCATTATCAATCAAAAAGAATTTTACGATAAAGGAAAGCCGGTATATTGTATCTATGTAGCCATAGGACAAAAAGGTTCTACTGTTGCAAATATCGCCAGAACACTTGAGGAGCATGGAGCTATGGCCTATACGGTTATTGTGATGGCAACTGCCGCCGATCCGGCAGCACTGCAGTTTTATGCACCTTTTGCAGGAGCTTCCATTGGAGAATTTTTCCGAGATACAGGCCGTCCTGCATTAATTATTTATGATGATTTATCGAAACAAGCGGTATCGTATCGTGAAGTTTCTCTGTTGCTTCGTCGTCCACCAGGACGTGAAGCATATCCAGGTGATGTATTTTATTTGCACTCAAGATTGTTAGAACGTTCGGCTAAAATCATTAATTCAGATGAGATTGCCCGTCAGATGAATGACTTGCCTGAGAGCATGAAAAATGCTAAGGATGAGAATGGTGAATCGATTATCAGAGGAGGAGGTTCTTTGACGGCACTTCCAATTATTGAGACTCAGGCTGGTGACGTATCGGCATACATTCCAACCAATGTAATTTCGATTACCGATGGTCAAATCTTCTTGGAGTCAGATCTTTTTAACGCCGGTATTCGTCCTGCAATTAACGTAGGCATCTCGGTGTCCCGTGTGGGAGGAAACGCTCAGATCAAGTCGATGAAAAAAGTAGCCGGTACTTTGAAGCTGGATCAGGCACAATATCGTGAATTGGAAGCTTTTTCCAAGTTTGGTTCCGATATGGATGCTGCAACCCGTTCTGTTTTAGATAAAGGTTCGAAGAATGTGGAAATCTTAAAACAAGGACAATATTCACCTTACACGGTTGATAAGCAGGTAGCTATTTTGTACTGTGGATCACAAGGATTATTGCGTAATGTTCCTGTAGATAAAGTGAAAGAATTTGAAATTGAATTTCTTGATTTTATGGCCATGAAACACAAAGCTGTTTTGGTTGAGCTGGGATCGGGAAAATATACTCAGGAAGCACAGGATATTATGAAATCCGTTGTTGCCGAGCTATCTGCGAAATATAAATAA
- the atpH gene encoding ATP synthase F1 subunit delta, producing the protein MNESKISVRYAKALFELGKEENLIESVIKDIQLVDEACKTIPEFWLMVESPVVKTSQKRTSVKLIFGDKINPVSLNFLDLVVQNRREIYLKDISRNFLALCRKDKGILSATLTSASAVEKESNRKLIELLSKSYNAKIELQEVVDKEIIGGFVLRIEDQQLDASVSNQLNLIKRELLSNHMK; encoded by the coding sequence ATGAACGAAAGTAAAATCTCGGTTCGTTATGCCAAAGCTCTTTTTGAATTAGGAAAAGAGGAGAACTTAATTGAGTCGGTAATTAAAGATATTCAGCTGGTTGATGAGGCTTGTAAAACGATACCTGAATTTTGGCTTATGGTTGAAAGTCCGGTTGTTAAAACCTCTCAGAAACGAACTTCGGTTAAGCTGATATTTGGTGATAAAATAAATCCGGTCAGTCTTAATTTTTTAGATTTGGTGGTGCAAAATCGTCGGGAAATTTACCTGAAGGATATCTCAAGAAATTTTTTGGCATTGTGTCGTAAAGACAAGGGGATTTTATCAGCCACACTTACATCTGCATCAGCTGTTGAGAAAGAAAGCAATCGCAAATTGATTGAATTACTTTCAAAATCTTACAATGCAAAAATTGAGTTGCAGGAAGTTGTTGATAAAGAAATTATTGGTGGATTTGTGCTTCGAATTGAAGATCAGCAACTGGATGCGAGTGTAAGCAATCAGTTGAATTTAATTAAGCGTGAATTGCTTTCAAATCATATGAAATAG
- the atpF gene encoding F0F1 ATP synthase subunit B produces the protein MGLVTPELGTFIWMLLAFGIVLFILAKYAWKPILNALKEREQSIEDALSSAERAKEEMAALQVDNERILQEARREREAMLKEAKEMGGKLVSEAKQKATLEADKVIESARINIKNEKSVALNEIKAQVAILSVEIAEKILRQQFADDQQQKDYFKKLMDEVKLN, from the coding sequence ATGGGCTTAGTAACACCTGAATTAGGAACCTTTATATGGATGCTTTTAGCTTTTGGGATTGTTTTGTTTATTTTGGCAAAGTATGCCTGGAAACCAATTCTGAATGCATTAAAAGAAAGGGAACAATCCATTGAAGATGCACTTAGTTCTGCAGAGCGTGCAAAAGAAGAAATGGCGGCATTACAAGTCGATAACGAAAGAATTCTTCAGGAAGCGAGAAGAGAGCGTGAGGCAATGCTTAAAGAGGCAAAAGAGATGGGCGGTAAGTTGGTTAGCGAAGCCAAACAAAAAGCAACTCTTGAGGCAGATAAAGTAATCGAATCGGCACGGATAAACATTAAGAATGAAAAATCCGTTGCTTTGAATGAAATTAAAGCTCAGGTAGCAATTCTTTCTGTCGAAATAGCAGAGAAAATTCTCCGTCAGCAATTTGCTGATGATCAGCAGCAAAAAGATTACTTCAAAAAGTTAATGGACGAAGTAAAGTTGAATTAG